The genomic region TTGAGTCTTCTGGATTTGTTGGATTATTACACAATTTTCCTAGTTTCTTTGCCAAATTACATAATTTGGAGTTTAATTCCCTATTGTTGGTTGCAGTGACAATTATATCGAATCTCTTTAAGAAATCCTCAGGCAAATTTTCTGCATTCATTTTTATTTTTTCTATTGGAGAATTGAGTAAGTCTTCAGAAAAGTTTTCACTAACAACCGTTACATTTTTACTGTACTTGTGAAATTTTAATGCTCTTTTACTTCCTACTTTTCCTCCCCCAATTACTAGGATTCTAAACTTTTCTAGGTCTAATATTACTGGGAAGTATGATAAGTTTGACACTATAAATTATTGGATACCTAACATATAAACCTAATTATAATAACAATTTAAATTGCTAAAACCACTGATCTAA from Acidianus ambivalens harbors:
- a CDS encoding precorrin-2 dehydrogenase/sirohydrochlorin ferrochelatase family protein, which encodes MSNLSYFPVILDLEKFRILVIGGGKVGSKRALKFHKYSKNVTVVSENFSEDLLNSPIEKIKMNAENLPEDFLKRFDIIVTATNNRELNSKLCNLAKKLGKLCNNPTNPEDSNFIVPIFYSDENYEIAVTTYGKSSLVSEFILNEILDGLSQKKDFVNLLTNAMARVKEIAKKKINDPSLRFALYYKIFYDKLFSDFLINGKYNEAINRAEEIMNEYIK